One Phaseolus vulgaris cultivar G19833 chromosome 2, P. vulgaris v2.0, whole genome shotgun sequence DNA window includes the following coding sequences:
- the LOC137811803 gene encoding WAT1-related protein At1g68170-like isoform X2 — protein sequence MDTLYKVDATGNVKPVLLMILLQTLYSVVNIMLKKVAIDGMSLSILVAYRFIFASVFMVPLALIIERKHLQYVTGQVVFQGLLCGLFGGSLLQGLYVKSLALTSAVYVSAMLNLVPAVTYLLSIALGLEKSNLGTAGGMAKLVGTLTGIGGAMILTFYEGKKLCLWSTHLSFLHHAPSPHGAPTGSLWWGCILAFGAALSYSVWLIIQTKMSEKFPWHYSIAALTSSTASILSVIFALCTERDWRQWKLGWNFRLLTAASAGILASGVCYTLLAWCVRRKGPLFASAFSPLMLVIVTLFEPLVLDECPKLGSVIGSVLVVGGLYMLLWGKSKETQMKQKEVFSKDFVQCEANHITNPSLSCCQRDQDNKIVASVPAYTPSTINHS from the exons ATGGATACTTTATACAAAGTTGACGCCACAGGTAATGTGAAGCCTGTACTGTTAATGATACTGCTCCAGACTCTATATTCAGTGGTGAATatcatgttaaagaaggtagcaATTGATGGAATGAGCTTAAGTATTCTTGTTGCCTACCGGTTCATCTTTGCTTCTGTCTTCATGGTTCCCCTTGCTCTCATCATTGAGAG GAAACATCTGCAATATGTTACTGGGCAAGTTGTATTCCAAGGTCTTCTTTGTGGGTTATTTGG GGGATCCTTACTACAAGGTCTCTACGTTAAATCTTTGGCCTTGACATCTGCAGTATATGTTTCAGCCATGTTGAATCTCGTCCCTGCTGTCACCTACCTTTTGTCTATTGCTCTCGG ACTTGAGAAGTCAAATCTTGGAACAGCAGGTGGCATGGCCAAGTTGGTGGGAACTTTAACAGGAATTGGTGGTGCCATGATTCTCACTTTTTACGAAGGAAAAAAGCTATGCCTCTGGTCAACACATCTTAGCTTCTTGCACCATGCACCATCACCACATGGTGCCCCCACAGGTTCTCTCTGGTGGGGCTGCATACTAGCCTTTGGAGCCGCTTTGAGCTACTCGGTGTGGTTGATAATCCAG ACAAAGATGAGCGAAAAGTTTCCATGGCACTATTCAATTGCAGCTTTAACATCTTCAACGGCTTCAATCCTGTCCGTTATATTTGCTCTTTGTACGGAGAGAGATTGGAGGCAGTGGAAACTCGGTTGGAACTTTAGGCTTTTAACAGCAGCCTCTGCG gGAATTTTGGCCTCTGGAGTGTGTTACACCCTTTTAGCATGGTGTGTGCGAAGGAAGGGACCACTATTTGCGTCTGCTTTTAGTCCTCTAATGCTGGTGATTGTGACCCTTTTCGAGCCTCTGGTACTAGATGAGTGTCCCAAACTAGGAAG TGTTATAGGATCAGTGTTAGTTGTGGGGGGATTGTACATGTTGTTGTGGGGCAAAAGCAAGGAAACACAGATGAAGCAGAAAGAGGTGTTCTCAAAAGACTTTGTTCAATGTGAAGCAAACCACATTACCAACCCATCTTTGTCATGCTGCCAAAGGGATCAAGACAACAAGATTGTAGCAAGTGTTCCTGCTTATACACCATCAACTATCAACCATTCCTAA
- the LOC137811801 gene encoding putative pentatricopeptide repeat-containing protein At1g12700, mitochondrial, producing the protein MLFGCKRVTLNASRFLNLSSFPCLHHMIGSFSHTLSIVTTTNTDDVEMHTNGTRFLIFMRYLCRSGQVKNFDEALDLFQRMGRMKPFPSVKDFTLLLGVIVRLRHYTAAISLVKHMYSSLGIEPDTITLNIVINCLCRLKLISFGFSVLGTMFKLGLEPTVMTLTTLINGFCVQGDVSQAVVLADHMEKMGYPLDVYTYGVLVNGLCKTGDTLVAVRWLRKMEERNWKPNVVVYSSVMDGLCKDGLVYEALNLFSEMNGKGVLPNLVTYTCLIQGLCNFGRWKEVGCLLDEMTKMGMMPDLQTLNILVDSFCKEGKVMQAKSVIGFMIIMGEVPDVFTYNSLIHVYCLQNQMNKAMRVFNFMVSGGCLPDIVVFTSLIHGWCKNKNINKAMYLLEEMGKMGFVPDVVTWTTLIGGFCEAGRPLAAKELFFNMHKHGQVPNIQTCSVMVDGLCKGNFLSEAVALVEAMEKSNLDLNIVIYTILLDGICSAGKLNAAWELFSSLPAKGLQINIYTYTIMIKGFCKQGLLDKAEDLLMNMEENGCLPNNCTYNVFVQGLLTKKEIASTERLKNIIQANAVLCQELP; encoded by the exons ATGCTGTTCGGATGCAAAAGAGTAACTTTGAATGCTTCAAGATTTCTCAATCTCTCTAGTTTCCCTTGTCTTCATCACATGATAGGCAGTTTCTCTCACACCCTTTCCATAGTCACTACCACAAACACAGATGACGTTGAGATGCACACCAACGGAACGCGTTTCTTGATTTTCATGAGATACCTATGCAGGTCAGGTCAAGTGAAGAACTTTGATGAAGCTTTGGACTTGTTTCAAAGAATGGGTAGAATGAAGCCTTTTCCTTCTGTGAAGGACTTTACTTTGTTGTTGGGTGTTATTGTGAGGTTGAGGCATTACACCGCTGCCATATCTTTAGTTAAGCACATGTATTCTTCTCTAGGCATAGAACCTGATACCATTACTCTTAACATTGTGATCAACTGTCTTTGCCGCTTAAAGTTGATATCTTTTGGGTTCTCTGTCTTGGGAACCATGTTCAAACTTGGTTTGGAGCCCACTGTAATGACTCTCACCACTCTCATTAATGGGTTTTGTGTTCAAGGCGATGTGTCTCAGGCAGTGGTGTTGGCTGATCATATGGAGAAGATGGGGTATCCATTAGATGTATACACTTATGGGGTGTTGGTTAATGGGTTATGTAAGACGGGAGACACTTTGGTGGCGGTTCGGTGGCTAAGGAAGATGGAGGAAAGGAATTGGAAACCTAATGTGGTAGTTTACAGCAGTGTTATGGATGGTTTGTGCAAGGATGGATTGGTATACGAGGCATTAAATTTGTTCTCTGAAATGAATGGGAAAGGTGTCTTGCCTAAtcttgtcacttatacgtgtTTGATTCAAGGTCTTTGCAATTTTGGAAGATGGAAAGAAGTTGGTTGTCTGCTGGATGAGATGACGAAAATGGGAATGATGCCGGATTTGCAAACACTCAATATTTTAGTGGATTCTTTTTGCAAAGAAGGAAAAGTAATGCAGGCTAAAAGTGTGATTGGGTTTATGATTATAATGGGGGAGGTACCGGATGTGTTTACATATAATTCATTGATTCACGTATATTGTTTGCAAAACCAAATGAACAAGGCCATGAGAGTATTTAATTTTATGGTTAGCGGGGGCTGTTTACCAGACATTGTAGTTTTCACTTCACTTATCCATGGATGGTGCAAGAACAAAAACATTAACAAGGCTATGTATCTGTTGGAGGAAATGGGTAAGATGGGATTTGTACCTGATGTTGTCACTTGGACCACTCTTATAGGTGGGTTTTGTGAAGCAGGTAGACCATTAGCTGCGAaagaactattttttaatatgcatAAACATGGTCAAGTTCCTAATATCCAGACTTGTTCTGTTATGGTGGATGGCCTGTGTAAAGGAAATTTTCTTTCTGAAGCAGTTGCATTGGTTGAGGCAATGGAGAAGAGTAATTTGGATCTTAATATTGTCATTTATACCATTTTGCTTGACGGAATATGCAGTGCTGGGAAATTGAATGCTGCATGGGAACTCTTTTCTAGTTTGCCTGCTAAAGGTTTGCAAATTAACATTTATACGTACACCATTATGATTAAGGGTTTCTGTAAACAAGGACTGTTAGATAAAGCTGAAGACTTGCTGATGAATATGGAAGAGAATGGATGCCTGCCAAATAACTGCACTTACAATGTCTTTGTCCAGGGCTTGCTGACAAAAAAGGAGATTGCAAG CACTGAGAGGCTAAAGAACATAATCCAAGCAAATGCTGTTCTGTGCCAGGAATTACcttaa
- the LOC137811803 gene encoding WAT1-related protein At1g68170-like isoform X1 → MDTLYKVDATGNVKPVLLMILLQTLYSVVNIMLKKVAIDGMSLSILVAYRFIFASVFMVPLALIIERKHLQYVTGQVVFQGLLCGLFGGSLLQGLYVKSLALTSAVYVSAMLNLVPAVTYLLSIALGLEKSNLGTAGGMAKLVGTLTGIGGAMILTFYEGKKLCLWSTHLSFLHHAPSPHGAPTGSLWWGCILAFGAALSYSVWLIIQIMQTKMSEKFPWHYSIAALTSSTASILSVIFALCTERDWRQWKLGWNFRLLTAASAGILASGVCYTLLAWCVRRKGPLFASAFSPLMLVIVTLFEPLVLDECPKLGSVIGSVLVVGGLYMLLWGKSKETQMKQKEVFSKDFVQCEANHITNPSLSCCQRDQDNKIVASVPAYTPSTINHS, encoded by the exons ATGGATACTTTATACAAAGTTGACGCCACAGGTAATGTGAAGCCTGTACTGTTAATGATACTGCTCCAGACTCTATATTCAGTGGTGAATatcatgttaaagaaggtagcaATTGATGGAATGAGCTTAAGTATTCTTGTTGCCTACCGGTTCATCTTTGCTTCTGTCTTCATGGTTCCCCTTGCTCTCATCATTGAGAG GAAACATCTGCAATATGTTACTGGGCAAGTTGTATTCCAAGGTCTTCTTTGTGGGTTATTTGG GGGATCCTTACTACAAGGTCTCTACGTTAAATCTTTGGCCTTGACATCTGCAGTATATGTTTCAGCCATGTTGAATCTCGTCCCTGCTGTCACCTACCTTTTGTCTATTGCTCTCGG ACTTGAGAAGTCAAATCTTGGAACAGCAGGTGGCATGGCCAAGTTGGTGGGAACTTTAACAGGAATTGGTGGTGCCATGATTCTCACTTTTTACGAAGGAAAAAAGCTATGCCTCTGGTCAACACATCTTAGCTTCTTGCACCATGCACCATCACCACATGGTGCCCCCACAGGTTCTCTCTGGTGGGGCTGCATACTAGCCTTTGGAGCCGCTTTGAGCTACTCGGTGTGGTTGATAATCCAG ATAATGCAGACAAAGATGAGCGAAAAGTTTCCATGGCACTATTCAATTGCAGCTTTAACATCTTCAACGGCTTCAATCCTGTCCGTTATATTTGCTCTTTGTACGGAGAGAGATTGGAGGCAGTGGAAACTCGGTTGGAACTTTAGGCTTTTAACAGCAGCCTCTGCG gGAATTTTGGCCTCTGGAGTGTGTTACACCCTTTTAGCATGGTGTGTGCGAAGGAAGGGACCACTATTTGCGTCTGCTTTTAGTCCTCTAATGCTGGTGATTGTGACCCTTTTCGAGCCTCTGGTACTAGATGAGTGTCCCAAACTAGGAAG TGTTATAGGATCAGTGTTAGTTGTGGGGGGATTGTACATGTTGTTGTGGGGCAAAAGCAAGGAAACACAGATGAAGCAGAAAGAGGTGTTCTCAAAAGACTTTGTTCAATGTGAAGCAAACCACATTACCAACCCATCTTTGTCATGCTGCCAAAGGGATCAAGACAACAAGATTGTAGCAAGTGTTCCTGCTTATACACCATCAACTATCAACCATTCCTAA